A part of Populus alba chromosome 8, ASM523922v2, whole genome shotgun sequence genomic DNA contains:
- the LOC118030498 gene encoding pyruvate kinase 2, cytosolic isoform X2, whose translation MNPHLNLEENMKLASVLEPSKPSFFPAMSKIVGTLGPQSRSVEIISNCLKAGMSVARFDFSWGDTDYHQETLDNLKIAVKSTKKLCGVMLDTVGPELQVINKKETPISLQEDSFVVLTPDLDKEATSCLLPINFTGLSTAVKKGDTIFIGQYLFTGNETTSVWLEVAEVNGEDVVCLVKNSATLSGLLYTLHVSQIHINLPTLTDKDKEVISSWGVRNSIDILSLSYTRHAEDVRHGLTHFDEILQEADGVILSRGNLGIDLPPEKVFLFQKTAVFKCNMAGKPAVVTRVVDSMTENLRPTRAEATDVANAILDGSDAILLGAETLRGLYPVETISTVGRICAEAEKVFNYDLYYKRAVKHAGDAMSHLESITSTAVRAAIKVKASVILCFTSTGRAARFIAKYKPITPVISVVIPRLKTNQVRWTFTGAFEARQSLIVRGIFPMLADARHQAESTNSTNESVLKVALDHGKAHGFIKPHDRVVVCQKLGDAYVVKILELED comes from the exons ATGAACCCGCACTTGAACCTTGAAGAGAACATGAAGTTGGCTTCAGTTCTTGAGCCATCAAAACCT AGTTTCTTTCCTGCAATGTCAAAGATTGTCGGAACACTCGGTCCCCAATCTCGGTCTGTCGAGATAATATCTAACTGCTTGAAGGCAGGAATGTCTG tGGCTCGGTTTGATTTTTCATGGGGTGACACTGATTACCATCAAGAGACATTGGATAATCTGAAGATAGCTGTCAAGAGTACCAAGAAACTTTGTGGG GTTATGCTTGATACTGTGGGTCCAGAGTTGCAAGTAATCAATAAAAAGGAGACCCCGATTTCCCTTCAGGAAGATAGCTTTGTTGTCCTAACACCAGATCTGGACAAAGAAGCTACTTCATGTCTGCTACCCATAAATTTTACTGGGTTGTCAACG GCGGTGAAAAAGGGAGACACCATTTTTATTGGTCAATATCTCTTTACAGGAAATGAAACTACTTCTGTGTGGCTAGAG GTCGCTGAAGTCAATGGTGAAGATGTGGTTTGCTTGGTAAAGAACTCTGCTACCCTGAGTGGACTGCTATATACTTTGCATGTCTCTCAAATCCATATTAATCTGCCTACTCTCACTGATAAAGATAAAGAG GTTATAAGTTCATGGGGTGTTCGGAACAGCATAGACATCCTCTCACTTTCGTACACTAGGCATGCAGAAGATGTTCGTCAT GGATTAACTCATTTTGATGAGATCCTACAAGAAGCAGATGGTGTCATCCTTTCCCGTGGAAATTTGGGGATTGATCTCCCACCAGAGAAG GTGTTTCTGTTTCAAAAAACTGCTGTTTTTAAGTGTAACATGGCTGGAAAACCTGCTGTGGTTACTCGTGTTGTGGATAGTATGACAGAGAATTTGAGACCTACTCGTGCAGAAGCAACTGATGTTGCCAATGCAATATTGGATG GGAGTGATGCAATTCTTCTAGGTGCAGAGACCTTGCGAGGACTGTATCCAGTGGAGACCATCTCTACTGTTGGGAGAATTTGTGCCGAG GCGGAGAAGGTTTTCAATTATGATTTGTATTACAAAAGAGCTGTCAAACATGCAGGAGATGCAATGAGCCATCTGGAATCTATTACTTCCACTGCG GTCCGTGCAGCTATCAAGGTTAAAGCTTCTGTAATTTTATGCTTCACTTCCACTGGAAGAGCTGCAAG GTTTATTGCAAAGTACAAGCCCATAACACCTGTGATATCTGTTGTTATCCCTCGGCTGAAGACAAATCAAGTGCGTTGGACCTTTACTGGCGCTTTTGAG GCAAGGCAATCACTCATTGTGAGAGGAATTTTTCCCATGCTTGCTGATGCTCGACACCAA GCTGAGTCTACAAATTCAACAAATGAATCGGTTCTGAAGGTTGCTTTGGATCATGGCAAGGCACATGGTTTTATAAAGCCTCATGACCGAGTTGTTGTTTGCCAAAAGCTTGGCGATGCATACGTGGTGAAGATCCTTGAGCTTGAAGATTAA
- the LOC118030498 gene encoding pyruvate kinase 2, cytosolic isoform X1 — translation MNPHLNLEENMKLASVLEPSKPSFFPAMSKIVGTLGPQSRSVEIISNCLKAGMSVARFDFSWGDTDYHQETLDNLKIAVKSTKKLCGVMLDTVGPELQVINKKETPISLQEDSFVVLTPDLDKEATSCLLPINFTGLSTAVKKGDTIFIGQYLFTGNETTSVWLEVAEVNGEDVVCLVKNSATLSGLLYTLHVSQIHINLPTLTDKDKEVISSWGVRNSIDILSLSYTRHAEDVRHAREFLSKLGDLYQTQIFAKIENVEGLTHFDEILQEADGVILSRGNLGIDLPPEKVFLFQKTAVFKCNMAGKPAVVTRVVDSMTENLRPTRAEATDVANAILDGSDAILLGAETLRGLYPVETISTVGRICAEAEKVFNYDLYYKRAVKHAGDAMSHLESITSTAVRAAIKVKASVILCFTSTGRAARFIAKYKPITPVISVVIPRLKTNQVRWTFTGAFEARQSLIVRGIFPMLADARHQAESTNSTNESVLKVALDHGKAHGFIKPHDRVVVCQKLGDAYVVKILELED, via the exons ATGAACCCGCACTTGAACCTTGAAGAGAACATGAAGTTGGCTTCAGTTCTTGAGCCATCAAAACCT AGTTTCTTTCCTGCAATGTCAAAGATTGTCGGAACACTCGGTCCCCAATCTCGGTCTGTCGAGATAATATCTAACTGCTTGAAGGCAGGAATGTCTG tGGCTCGGTTTGATTTTTCATGGGGTGACACTGATTACCATCAAGAGACATTGGATAATCTGAAGATAGCTGTCAAGAGTACCAAGAAACTTTGTGGG GTTATGCTTGATACTGTGGGTCCAGAGTTGCAAGTAATCAATAAAAAGGAGACCCCGATTTCCCTTCAGGAAGATAGCTTTGTTGTCCTAACACCAGATCTGGACAAAGAAGCTACTTCATGTCTGCTACCCATAAATTTTACTGGGTTGTCAACG GCGGTGAAAAAGGGAGACACCATTTTTATTGGTCAATATCTCTTTACAGGAAATGAAACTACTTCTGTGTGGCTAGAG GTCGCTGAAGTCAATGGTGAAGATGTGGTTTGCTTGGTAAAGAACTCTGCTACCCTGAGTGGACTGCTATATACTTTGCATGTCTCTCAAATCCATATTAATCTGCCTACTCTCACTGATAAAGATAAAGAG GTTATAAGTTCATGGGGTGTTCGGAACAGCATAGACATCCTCTCACTTTCGTACACTAGGCATGCAGAAGATGTTCGTCAT GCTCGTGAATTTCTTTCTAAACTCGGGGACCTCTACCAGACTCaaatttttgcaaaaattgaaaatgtagAG GGATTAACTCATTTTGATGAGATCCTACAAGAAGCAGATGGTGTCATCCTTTCCCGTGGAAATTTGGGGATTGATCTCCCACCAGAGAAG GTGTTTCTGTTTCAAAAAACTGCTGTTTTTAAGTGTAACATGGCTGGAAAACCTGCTGTGGTTACTCGTGTTGTGGATAGTATGACAGAGAATTTGAGACCTACTCGTGCAGAAGCAACTGATGTTGCCAATGCAATATTGGATG GGAGTGATGCAATTCTTCTAGGTGCAGAGACCTTGCGAGGACTGTATCCAGTGGAGACCATCTCTACTGTTGGGAGAATTTGTGCCGAG GCGGAGAAGGTTTTCAATTATGATTTGTATTACAAAAGAGCTGTCAAACATGCAGGAGATGCAATGAGCCATCTGGAATCTATTACTTCCACTGCG GTCCGTGCAGCTATCAAGGTTAAAGCTTCTGTAATTTTATGCTTCACTTCCACTGGAAGAGCTGCAAG GTTTATTGCAAAGTACAAGCCCATAACACCTGTGATATCTGTTGTTATCCCTCGGCTGAAGACAAATCAAGTGCGTTGGACCTTTACTGGCGCTTTTGAG GCAAGGCAATCACTCATTGTGAGAGGAATTTTTCCCATGCTTGCTGATGCTCGACACCAA GCTGAGTCTACAAATTCAACAAATGAATCGGTTCTGAAGGTTGCTTTGGATCATGGCAAGGCACATGGTTTTATAAAGCCTCATGACCGAGTTGTTGTTTGCCAAAAGCTTGGCGATGCATACGTGGTGAAGATCCTTGAGCTTGAAGATTAA
- the LOC118030499 gene encoding dihydrolipoyllysine-residue acetyltransferase component 1 of pyruvate dehydrogenase complex, mitochondrial, which translates to MALLSRLRHPLTSRFAPSIFKARFLSSSRSFALSCSNLDVSGSFSRSASVFTVSGVHDDSSLKLKMQIGVRHFSSSEPSHTVVGMPALSPTMTQGNIAKWKKKEGEKIEVGDVLCEIETDKATLEFECLEEGFLAKILVPEGSKDVPVGQAIAITVEDADDIQNVPATVGSGSDVKEEKSTDQDVKNEGGAQETSSINASELPPHVILGMPALSPTMNQGNIARWRKKEGDKIEVGDVLCEIETDKATLEFETLEEGYLAKILAPEGSKDVAVGQPIAITVEDSNDIEAVKTSASSSSGKKVKEEKPTHHGSKAEASKAKGNFKRISPSAKLLISEHGLDASSLHASGPYGTLLKTDVLAAIKSGKGKKSSAAEKGALPSQKSPQPSAIPSLEPKQSDSFEDLPNTQIRKVIARRLLESKQTIPHLYLSTDVILDPLLSFRKELKEQHDVKVSVNDIVIKAVAIALRNVPQANAYWNVEKGEIILCDSVDISIAVATEKGLMTPIVRNADQKSISAISSEVKQLAEKARVGKLTPNEFQGGTFSISNLGMYPVDQFAAIINPPQAGILAVGRGNKVVEPVLGSDGIERPAVINKMNLTLSADHRVFDGQVSGAFLSALRANFSDIRRLLL; encoded by the exons ATGGCGCTGCTTTCGCGACTTAGGCATCCATTGACATCGCGCTTCGCACCTTCTATTTTCAAAGCTCgatttctctcttcctctcgaTCCTTCGCTCT CTCTTGCTCTAATTTGGATGTCAGTGGCTCTTTCTCAAG GTCTGCATCAGTATTTACAGTCAGTGGAGTACACGATGATAGTTCTTTGAAGCTCAAG ATGCAAATTGGTGTTCGGCATTTCTCATCTTCTG AGCCATCACATACAGTTGTTGGAATGCCAGCTTTGTCTCCTACAATG ACTCAGGGTAATATTGCGAAgtggaagaagaaagaaggggaGAAG ATAGAAGTGGGTGATGTCCTCTGCGAGATAGAGACTGATAAAGCTACACTTGAATTTGAATGTCTTGAAGAGGG GTTTTTGGCTAAGATATTGGTACCTGAAGGTTCAAAGGATGTACCTGTAGGACAGGCCATTGCAATAACG GTCGAGGATGCAGATGACATCCAAAATGTCCCTGCTACTGTTGGGAGTGGATCAGATGTTAAGGAGGAAAAATCAACTGACCAAGATGTCAAAAATGAAGGTGGGGCACAAGAAACAAGCTCTATTAATGCATCAGAACTTCCCCCTCATGTTATTCTTGGAATGCCAGCATTGTCCCCAACAATG AACCAGGGTAACATTGCCAGATGGAGAAAAAAGGAAGGAGACAAG ATAGAGGTGGGTGATGTATTATGTGAAATAGAGACAGACAAAGCTACTCTAGAATTTGAAACTCTTGAAGAAGG ATATTTGGCCAAGATACTAGCACCAGAAGGCTCAAAGGATGTGGCTGTGGGACAACCTATTGCCATAACA GTTGAAGACTCGAATGATATTGAAGCTGTAAAGACTTCTGCTAGCAGCAGCAGTGGCAAGAAggttaaagaagaaaaaccaacTCATCATGGTTCTAAAGCTGAAGCTAGTAAAGCAAAAGGCAATTTTAAGAGGATCAGTCCATCTGCTAAGTTGCTTATTTCAGAACATGGATTGGATGCATCATCTTTACATGCATCTGGGCCTTATGGCACTCTGCTAAAGACTGATGTTTTGGCTGCAATTAAGTCAGGGAAAGGGAAAAAATCTTCAGCCGCGGAGAAAGGAGCTCTGCCATCTCAAAAGAGTCCCCAACCTTCTGCCATTCCTTCCCTGGAACCAAAGCAGTCAGATTCTTTTGAAGATCTGCCTAACACTCAAATCCGCAAG GTTATAGCTAGAAGGTTGTTGGAATCAAAACAGACGATACCACATTTATATTTATCCACAG ATGTTATTCTGgatcctcttctttctttcagAAAGGAGCTTAAAG AGCAACATGATGTCAAAGTTTCAGTAAATGACATTGTCATCAAAGCTGTTGCAATTGCTCTGAGAAATGTACCGCAAGCTAATG CTTACTGGAATGTTGAGAAAGGAGAAATCATTTTGTGCGACTCTGTTGACATATCGATTGCAGTTGCTACTGAGAAG GGCTTAATGACACCAATTGTTAGGAATGCAGATCAGAAATCCATTTCTGCAATCTCCTCAGAG GTCAAGCAACTAGCTGAGAAAGCTCGGGTTGGGAAGCTTACACCAAATGAATTTCAAGGAGGAACTTTCAG CATTTCCAACCTGGGAATGTATCCAGTGGACCAATTTGCTGCAATTATAAATCCGCCCCAG GCTGGCATACTTGCTGTTGGTAGAGGGAACAAAGTTGTTGAACCAGTACTTGGAAGTGATG GAATTGAGAGGCCTGCAGTTATCAACAAAATGAACTTGACTTTATCTGCTGACCATCGTGTTTTTGATGGCCAAGTTTCAG GTGCATTCCTATCAGCTTTGCGTGCTAATTTCAGTGATATCCGCAGGCTGCTTCTGTGA
- the LOC118030500 gene encoding metalloendoproteinase 5-MMP, whose translation MSTMTARSFPIFVAILLLVAMQSRTIQSKPSGDPFGFIKHLEGCHKNESVKGLQELKRYLEKFGYLNYGHQGKKGHGHANDDEFDDLLESAVKAYQQNHHLNVTGSLDNSTVHEMMQPRCGVPDVVNGTKHYHTHKSIHTLAHYNFIPGNPRWTKRQLTYTFRSSVQVPAAQNIRSICAKAFQRWAQVTEFTFQEVTGSSPADIVIGFHRGDHNDGSAFDGPQGVLAHATSPARNAIFHFDADENWSENPGPNQMDLESVAVHEIGHLLGLDHNDDPNADAIMSSGIRSGIAKRDLRADDIQGVRALYGFAN comes from the coding sequence ATGTCTACAATGACAGCTAGAAGTTTTCCGATTTTTGTAGCCATTTTACTTCTTGTCGCGATGCAATCACGCACCATCCAATCAAAACCAAGTGGAGATCCTTTTGGGTTCATCAAACACCTGGAGGGATGCCACAAGAATGAATCTGTCAAAGGGCTTCAGGAGCTCAAAAGATATCTTGAGAAATTTGGATACCTGAACTATGGTcatcaaggaaagaagggccaTGGCCATGCCAATGACGATGAGTTCGATGATCTTTTAGAGTCTGCAGTCAAGGCATACCAGCAGAACCATCATTTGAACGTTACAGGAAGCCTAGACAACAGTACAGTGCACGAAATGATGCAGCCTCGATGTGGCGTGCCAGATGTTGTCAATGGCACAAAGCATTACCATACTCACAAGTCCATCCACACACTGGCTCACTACAATTTCATTCCTGGAAATCCTAGATGGACAAAAAGGCAACTGACGTACACGTTTCGTTCCAGTGTCCAAGTCCCGGCTGCACAGAACATAAGGTCCATCTGCGCAAAAGCTTTTCAAAGATGGGCACAGGTCACcgaattcacttttcaggaaGTTACCGGTAGCTCCCCTGCAGATATTGTAATCGGATTCCATCGCGGAGACCATAACGATGGTTCCGCCTTCGACGGTCCTCAAGGGGTCTTAGCCCATGCTACTTCACCAGCTAGGAATGCAATTTTCCATTTCGATGCGGATGAAAATTGGAGTGAAAACCCAGGACCTAACCAGATGGACCTGGAATCTGTAGCCGTGCATGAAATAGGACATCTTCTCGGTCTCGACCACAATGATGATCCAAATGCCGATGCCATCATGTCTTCCGGAATTCGTTCTGGGATTGCGAAAAGGGATTTGCGTGCGGATGATATTCAGGGCGTACGAGCTTTATACGGATTCGCTAATTGA
- the LOC118030504 gene encoding metalloendoproteinase 5-MMP encodes MAEKTFKFLVSLFLLLVILIKFVQSEPTGHHPFKSILNLVESQKGQSVSKLHLVKQYLKKFGYLDYDLSSNKNLNQVDDDEFDDHLESAIRTYQQNFDLEVTGRLDKRTVNQMMKPRCGVADIFNSTKHRNSSKSSDGVANADYSFFPGAPRWSKKHLKYTFGATVQVAGAESIRSVCKQSFQKWAQVTDFTFEEVPNSADADIKIAFYQLDHGDDEPFDGPGGIFAHGFRPTIGMLHFDADETWSSNPGRLELDLESVAVHEIGHLLGLGHSGDHQDAIMYPYFDYGKIKRSLQEDDIEGIRDLYGL; translated from the coding sequence ATGGCAGAAAAAACCTTCAAATTTCTAGTATCCCTTTTTCTTCTCCTAGTGATTCTGATAAAATTTGTCCAGTCAGAACCAACTGGGCACCATCCATTCAAATCCATCCTGAACCTTGTGGAAAGCCAAAAAGGTCAATCTGTTTCCAAGCTGCACCTTGTAAAACAGTATCTGAAGAAATTTGGATACTTGGATTATGATCTTTCAAGTAACAAGAACCTGAACCAGGTTGACGATGACGAGTTCGATGACCATTTGGAGTCTGCAATCAGAACCTATCAGCAAAACTTTGATTTGGAAGTCACTGGAAGGCTAGACAAACGTACAGTGAATCAAATGATGAAGCCTAGATGTGGCGTGGCTGATATCTTCAATAGCACAAAGCACCGCAATAGTTCCAAGTCTTCTGATGGGGTGGCCAATGCTGACTATTCGTTCTTCCCCGGAGCCCCCAGATGGTCCAAAAAGCATTTGAAGTACACGTTTGGCGCAACCGTCCAAGTCGCCGGTGCAGAGAGTATAAGGTCTGTTTGCAAACAATCCTTTCAAAAATGGGCACAAGTTACTGACTTCACGTTCGAAGAAGTGCCTAATTCTGCCgatgctgatattaaaatcgCCTTTTACCAACTAGACCACGGAGATGATGAACCATTTGATGGCCCTGGAGGAATCTTTGCCCATGGTTTTAGACCAACTATCGGGATGCTCCATTTTGATGCTGATGAAACTTGGAGCAGCAATCCTGGACGTCTAGAGCTAGACCTGGAATCCGTCGCCGTGCATGAAATAGGTCACTTACTCGGGCTTGGTCACAGCGGAGACCATCAAGATGCAATCATGTATCCATACTTTGATTATGGAAAGATAAAAAGGAGTCTGCAAGAGGATGACATCGAAGGTATCCGTGACCTCTATGGACTTTGA
- the LOC118030501 gene encoding metalloendoproteinase 5-MMP gives MSTMTARSFPIFVAILLLVAMQSRTIQSKPSGDPFGFIKHLEGCHKNESVKGLQELKRYLEKFGYLNYGHQGKKGHGHANDDEFDDLLESAVKAYQQNHHLNVTGSLDNSTVHEMMQPRCGVPDVVNGTKHYHTHKSIHTLAHYNFIPGNPRWTKRQLTYTFRSSVQVPAAQNIRSICAKAFQRWAQVTEFTFQEVTGSSPADIVIGFHRGDHNDGSAFDGPQGVLAHATSPARNAIFHFDAEENWSENPGPNQMDLESVAVHEIGHLLGLDHNDDPNADAIMSSRISFGITKRDLRADDIQGVRALYGFAN, from the coding sequence ATGTCTACAATGACAGCTAGAAGTTTTCCGATTTTTGTAGCCATTTTACTTCTTGTCGCGATGCAATCACGCACCATCCAATCAAAACCGAGTGGAGATCCTTTTGGGTTCATCAAACACCTGGAGGGATGCCACAAGAATGAATCTGTCAAAGGGCTTCAGGAGCTCAAAAGATATCTTGAGAAATTTGGATACCTGAACTATGGTcatcaaggaaagaagggccaTGGCCATGCCAATGACGATGAGTTCGATGATCTTTTAGAGTCTGCAGTCAAGGCATACCAGCAGAACCATCATTTGAACGTTACAGGAAGCCTAGACAACAGTACAGTGCACGAAATGATGCAGCCTCGATGTGGCGTGCCAGATGTTGTCAATGGCACAAAGCATTACCATACTCACAAGTCCATCCACACACTGGCTCACTACAATTTCATTCCTGGAAATCCTAGATGGACAAAAAGGCAACTGACGTACACGTTTCGTTCCAGTGTCCAAGTCCCGGCTGCACAGAACATAAGGTCCATCTGCGCAAAAGCTTTTCAAAGATGGGCTCAGGTCACcgaattcacttttcaggaaGTTACCGGTAGCTCCCCTGCAGATATTGTAATCGGATTCCATCGCGGAGACCATAACGATGGTTCCGCCTTCGACGGTCCTCAAGGGGTCTTAGCCCATGCTACTTCACCAGCTAGGAATGCAATTTTCCATTTCGATGCCGAAGAAAATTGGAGTGAAAACCCAGGACCTAACCAGATGGACCTGGAATCTGTAGCCGTGCATGAAATAGGACATCTTCTCGGTCTCGACCACAATGATGATCCAAATGCCGATGCCATCATGTCTTCCAGAATTTCTTTTGGGATTACGAAAAGGGATTTGCGTGCGGATGATATTCAGGGTGTACGAGCTTTATACGGATTCGCTAATTGA